The following proteins are co-located in the Pseudomonas synxantha genome:
- a CDS encoding hydrolase, translated as MSNPDISPESAALRAAKNVYHLGATTVYSHYEDSRFAYTLYVPESIEDRTRPVDLVVSLHGSTRAMEIYRNGFAEFGRWNDCVILSPLFPVGVLGDGNGDGYKQMVEGDIRYDQVLLDMIASVGKRYGRSFDTFALFGYSGGGQFTHRFCYLHPEKLWAASIGAPGSVTLLDADQDWWVGVRDFATRFGKPLNLPALRRLPVHMVVGDSDLETWEITHREGGKHYMAGANAAGRTRPERLATLKASFEAAGVQVHFDLLPNVAHQGIKAMPAAQDFFAKVLRHKRSLG; from the coding sequence CGTGCGGCAAAAAACGTGTATCACCTCGGCGCCACCACCGTGTACTCCCACTATGAGGACAGCCGGTTTGCCTACACCCTTTACGTGCCTGAAAGCATCGAGGACCGCACCCGGCCGGTAGACCTGGTGGTTTCGCTGCACGGCTCGACCCGCGCAATGGAGATTTATCGCAATGGTTTCGCGGAATTTGGCCGCTGGAACGATTGTGTGATCCTGTCGCCGCTGTTCCCGGTCGGCGTGTTGGGCGACGGCAATGGTGATGGCTACAAGCAGATGGTCGAAGGCGATATCCGTTACGACCAAGTGTTGCTCGACATGATCGCCAGCGTTGGCAAGCGCTACGGTCGCAGCTTCGATACCTTTGCACTGTTCGGCTATTCCGGTGGTGGGCAATTCACCCATCGCTTCTGCTACCTGCATCCCGAAAAACTCTGGGCGGCGTCCATCGGCGCACCGGGTTCGGTGACCCTGCTCGATGCCGATCAGGACTGGTGGGTCGGCGTGCGGGACTTTGCCACACGCTTTGGTAAACCGTTGAACCTGCCAGCTTTGCGGCGATTGCCCGTGCATATGGTGGTGGGGGATTCAGACCTCGAAACCTGGGAGATTACCCACCGTGAAGGCGGCAAGCACTACATGGCCGGTGCCAACGCTGCCGGGCGTACGCGACCGGAACGTCTGGCTACCTTGAAGGCCAGCTTCGAGGCCGCCGGTGTGCAGGTGCACTTTGACCTGCTGCCCAACGTCGCGCACCAGGGCATCAAGGCCATGCCGGCGGCCCAGGATTTTTTCGCCAAGGTGTTGCGCCACAAGCGCAGCCTGGGCTGA